In one Dermacentor variabilis isolate Ectoservices chromosome 4, ASM5094787v1, whole genome shotgun sequence genomic region, the following are encoded:
- the LOC142578569 gene encoding uncharacterized protein LOC142578569 produces the protein MARAPRCCTVDGVVAFIGVVSALIHVLEFFAFWYLLAAFFILTGDAHRPDDHFWGLLYPALLVLHSVLQAALSLLLAAGALKRRKAYILPWIVTSIVECALLFKCSIFLGLQSVPASAWITATTVAFSSVQLFYVSCVVLYFRRLKKMEREIQPPEVYKCP, from the exons ATGGCACGCGCGCCGCGCTGCTGCACCGTGGACGGCGTGGTCGCCTTCATTGGCGTCGTGAGCGCG CTGATCCACGTGCTGGAGTTCTTCGCCTTCTGGTACCTGCTGGCCGCCTTCTTCATCCTGACCGGGGATGCGCACCGGCCCGACGACCACTTCT GGGGGCTGCTGTACCCGGCGCTGCTGGTGCTGCACTCGGTGCTGCAGGCGGCCCTGTCCCTGCTGCTCGCCGCGGGCGCACTCAAGAGGCGCAAGGCGTACATCCTGCCCTGGATCGTCACCAGCATCGTGGAGTGCGCGCTGCTCTTCAAGTGCAGCATCTTCCTCGGCCTGCAATCG GTGCCCGCCAGCGCGTGGATCACCGCAACCACCGTGGCCTTCTCGAGCGTCCAG CTCTTCTACGTGTCCTGCGTGGTGCTCTACTTCCGGAGGCTCAAGAAGATGGAACGTGAGATCCAGCCGCCGGAGGTGTACAAGTGCCCGTGA